One Tamlana carrageenivorans genomic region harbors:
- a CDS encoding DUF134 domain-containing protein, which produces MPRPKKKRKINYPPKMLGFKPFGIRFCDSEPVLIQYEEYEAVKLVVYDGLSQDVAAEKMEVSRPTLTRIYNSALKKIGQAFVEGKSILIKGGILSLKKLGINVANVLR; this is translated from the coding sequence ATGCCACGGCCTAAGAAAAAGAGAAAAATTAATTATCCTCCTAAAATGTTAGGGTTTAAGCCATTTGGTATTCGGTTTTGTGATTCCGAGCCTGTACTAATACAGTATGAAGAATATGAGGCTGTTAAGTTGGTTGTTTACGATGGGTTATCACAAGATGTCGCGGCCGAAAAGATGGAAGTGTCAAGGCCTACACTTACTAGAATTTATAATAGTGCTTTAAAAAAAATCGGGCAAGCATTTGTTGAAGGGAAATCAATACTTATTAAAGGGGGGATTTTGAGTTTGAAGAAGCTTGGCATAAATGTAGCAAATGTTTTAAGGTAA
- a CDS encoding dihydrolipoamide acetyltransferase family protein — protein MAKFELKLPKMGESVAEATITSWLKEVGDSIEMDDPVLEIATDKVDSEVPSEVDGVIVERFFDVDDVVQVGQVLAVIETEGDSASDQNTKEDDAPVEITEDQEKAVEEITQQITNVQESVNPIVSSDNKFYSPLVRNIAKAENISQSELDAIVGTGNEGRVTKNDILDYIKNRTNKPVEEKPVVDASVTIQTKPVAKATPVAVPVISSGEDEIIEMTRMGKLIANHMTDSLQTSAHVQSFIEADVTNVWNWRKKVKDNFMKQEGENLTFTPIFMEVIAKALRDYPMMNISVKGDTIIKKKNINLGMAAALPDGNLIVPVIKNADQLNLVGMTKQVNDLAKRARENKLKPDEIQDGTYTITNVGSFGSIMGTPIINQPQVGILALGAIRKVPAVIETPEGDFIGIRYKMFLSHSYDHRVVNGALGGMFVKAVKDYLEAWDVNRVI, from the coding sequence ATAGTGAGGTGCCAAGTGAGGTTGATGGTGTTATTGTAGAGCGCTTTTTTGATGTGGATGATGTGGTACAAGTAGGTCAGGTTTTAGCGGTAATAGAAACGGAAGGCGATTCTGCTTCAGACCAAAATACAAAAGAAGACGATGCCCCTGTTGAAATTACAGAAGACCAAGAAAAAGCAGTTGAAGAAATCACACAACAGATTACTAATGTTCAGGAGTCTGTAAACCCTATAGTTTCTAGTGATAATAAATTCTATTCACCTTTAGTTAGAAATATTGCTAAGGCTGAAAATATTTCACAATCAGAGTTAGATGCTATTGTGGGTACTGGAAATGAAGGGCGCGTTACTAAAAATGATATTCTAGATTATATAAAAAATAGGACAAATAAACCAGTTGAAGAAAAACCTGTGGTTGATGCATCTGTAACCATCCAAACTAAGCCTGTTGCTAAAGCAACTCCTGTTGCAGTACCTGTTATTTCTAGCGGTGAAGATGAGATTATTGAAATGACTAGAATGGGGAAACTGATAGCTAACCACATGACCGACTCGCTTCAAACGTCTGCCCATGTGCAAAGTTTTATCGAGGCCGATGTGACTAATGTTTGGAATTGGAGAAAGAAAGTTAAAGATAATTTCATGAAGCAAGAAGGTGAAAATTTAACCTTTACACCAATTTTCATGGAAGTTATAGCTAAAGCACTTCGCGATTATCCCATGATGAATATTTCTGTAAAAGGAGATACCATAATAAAAAAGAAAAATATAAATTTAGGAATGGCAGCAGCCTTACCAGATGGGAATCTTATTGTGCCTGTTATAAAAAATGCCGATCAGCTTAACCTAGTGGGTATGACTAAACAGGTTAACGATTTGGCAAAGCGTGCTAGAGAAAACAAACTGAAGCCAGACGAAATTCAAGATGGCACCTATACAATTACTAATGTTGGATCTTTTGGAAGTATTATGGGAACGCCAATTATAAATCAACCACAAGTTGGAATTTTAGCTCTTGGTGCTATTCGAAAAGTACCGGCAGTTATAGAGACTCCAGAAGGCGATTTTATTGGGATTCGTTATAAAATGTTCTTGTCGCATTCTTACGATCATCGTGTCGTAAACGGAGCATTAGGAGGTATGTTTGTTAAAGCTGTTAAAGATTATCTTGAAGCTTGGGATGTTAATAGAGTAATCTAA